Part of the Juglans regia cultivar Chandler chromosome 14, Walnut 2.0, whole genome shotgun sequence genome, AACAAGACTTTAATATTAGGCGTTCTAAGGTCCTCTCTGGATTTACTTTATTCCCTTTAGATTATTGCGTCGTACGGTTGCCTCTTTGAGTCACAAAAACGGTGTTGGGTTTTATAATTGTTGTTGTCTATGAGGTTAAGATCTGGGCCTACGATTTGAGCCCAATGTCGTGTGCTCTCTTCAGCTACCCCGTGAGTTTTTCACCACGCACAAAGGGTTTCTGTGGTGACGGTGGTGACGTTTGGAATTCTGCATTATGATTCCCCACGATTTTTATTAGAAACCGATATGCCTTCCCCACGATCTTTGTCAAACAACAATACGCCTCCTCTCTTATTAACTACTATCAGTATTTATTGTCGTGTTGTTCgcctttttttttcatctatgtCTTCTTGTGCAAGTCTTCTCGATTTACTCCTTGGCTCTTCTTGTTCCCGTTTTCTCACACTTCtcagttcttcttcttccttggttctcttttttcctttcttccttcatGCTTTATGTATCCTTATTTCTCAAGGCGGTGGCCTTCACAACCCCACGAGTCCTCTGCTTTAGGTGATGCTGGTGGCGACGCTGGTTGCGACGCTGCTAGCCCTAACAGCAATGGAGGCCTTTCTCGCTCCTTTTTTTATGGTCACCACTGgtcttcctctctctcccatCGTGAACTAGAAAGTGCGAGGGACCATTTCAACATCCCCGACACAGTGGGGTTGTCACTGCCTGGCCAACGGAGGGGAGTAGTGGATATTAGAGGTATGGCAGTCTCAGTCACTCTTTATTTGGCTATGTTTACAATAAGGCTTCGTCTGCCCTTTGTGCAGCCCGTTTGTGATGTCTTAGACGTCTTGAGCCTTACTCTGGCTCAACTGTTGCTGAATGCATGACATCTCTTAATGGCTTGCTACGTTTTGTGGTGGCGAGTCCTGGAACCCACTGATAACGATTATCCTTATCTCACTGCTCGAGAATTCCTTTTCCTTCATGGGTTCAAGCGTTTGGATGGGAATCTATATAGTTTTAAGTTCCATAGTAAACTTGTTCAACTTGAGCGTAAATATTCTCACACCAAAGATTGGTCTAAAAGAATTTTCTTCGTATTGGGAAGGGTGGGAATTTCCGGCAAATGAGGGTGTACATTGAGAGTTCCCTATTCGAGCAAATTGGTCGCCCGTTCCCGACAAGCGTGATTTTGAGGTTTTATCTCCTCCACCGATTGACCATAAACTAGGTGATGAACTGCTTGCCGAGTTCTTCAAAACTCTCAATGGAGCACGGCCGCAGTGCTCCGAACCATCCCCTAGCTGCTCCCTTTAATGTCAGAGAAAAGGCTCTGCAAGTTTCCAAATGTTCCATTAGATCCTTGGAGTTGTCGTACATATCTATCAACGGGACCTTGAACTTTGGTGGAAGTGGTACTGCCATGATCTCCGATGTGTAGGGCAAGTTGGTGTTGGTTAACAATTGGTCAACCAACGATGATGTCCCTATCTTTCTGGccattttttcatacttttatcCATCAAGCTGCGCAAGTCGTGGTACATCTTATTCGTATCCTCATCCTCTTGGTGGCCTTTATCGGCGCCCGTGCTGTCCGTTCTGCGCCTTGCGGATCTCGTTCTCCTTTTGCAACAAGTCGACCTCTATGGTAAGTTTCTTTActatttcttctatttctacAAGTCTTCCCTCCATGTTTCACGAAGTCTCTTCTTGATCTCTAGTTGCTTGAGATCGAGTGGTGGTGGACATGGGAAAAGCACACTGATTATGAGATAtaaagatcccacagacggcgccaacTGTTGAGGATGTGTTTTACCGCTTGACACTCTCGATTTCCTGAAACCAAAGGGTAAGAAAGCTTTGGGGTGGAGAAGGGAAACCTTTGATGTCTAAGTCAGTAATGGTAGGAGTAATCTCAAAACTAATTAATGTTCTTATTTGTTTACGTACATGGTCCCATTAAATAGACATTTTGCCTTCTTCAGTCCTTCGAGTTTAACTACCTTATCTGTTATTTGAAACTTGAATTCTCATCCCTCAGAGTTATCTATCTGTTTTGAGTTGATAGATACCTTTAACCGTGCTGGGATAGTTGGTGAGAACTCTCTTTTGAACCCTATTGGGCTAGATAGATATCTAGGCATCAGGTGTCTTGTTGGGCCGTGAAAGGCCAGGCCCAGCTAAACAATCTTCGGGCATTGGGGTGAATTGGAGCCTTCCACTAccactaaaatatattaatttcttagtTTAACCCTAGGCCAGAGCATCAATGGTagaccaaatatatatatatataatatatatatatatatcgtagaGACTACATTGTATATGCAAAAACTAATTTCGTTCGTAGATGAAAAAGTCAAGAAACGTATAATATACGTATATATCAAGTTGGTTTCCCTTTAAATGTTGGTCTTTTTTTCCCTCGGACGGCAGCTGGCCATACTCAAGCTACGGCTATATAATAGGGGCATGCTATATTGTTTTAGGATAGATGGTCTTAATTAGAGCAAGAGATCAGGGCCTCTACCGATCAAATACGATTATTTTTACGtatcttttatgtattttattgatattattaatcaaaataattattttatatcaaaataattattatattaaaaaataattattatttttacgtaAAAATTACTAGTATttgattgagaaataatatttaaaatttgtaaattctacatatttaaaaaaaattaaatttaaataaaaaattaattttttaataataaatcttatttttttttcaaatacaaCGTGCAGACTTTACATTACTTTTATCGTGCTGACGATCTGGGTCAGCAAAAGTTACCCATAACATTAATAAAAACTactttttttaacagaaaatcgTGCAAATGGGGTTGACTCGTGAAGTGATCGACGGTGAAGGAAGATTATTCCGTCTTCATCAAAATTCCAGTTAGTCAAGAAAGTCTGTGTTTTTGAATCTCTAATTTTTCTAGTtaatgactctctctctctctctcacgaatTTGCTTCAATCTTCTCTGTCCCTACCATTCCGCGTCCAAACTACCAGATTCAAAGTAATCCACATTTAAAACGTCTCTATATAATATTGATCTGCCCTGATCAAGTTCATATCATCTCCCTCTAGGTTTCTGTTCTGTTGCTCCAGTTTCTAGTCTTTCCAAATTAAGATTCATattgttaatcttaaatattccgATCGAGGGGTTTCTAGCCAGAAAGTTGTGGAAATTTCCAAGACCGGAAGCTCAATATCATGGCAGGAGCTAGTGGAGGAAGAACATTAGAAGAAACTCCCACTTGGGCTGTTGCAgttgtgtgttttgttttggttttcataTCCATAATCATCGAGCACATCATCCATCTTATAGCAAAGGCACGTATGATCGATCCATCACTATATATTAGCTGCAATCCTTAATTCATTGGGTTTTCGGGATTTTGATTCTTATATGTCATAATTTCGAGCTGAGATAATGATATTCTTCCACCACTTTGCAGTGGTTGAAGAAGAAACATAAAAGAGCTTTATTTGAGGCATTAGAAAAGATCAAATCAGGTACGCCATGTACAGTACATCACAACTACTGTTTCGacaaccttatatatatatatatatattaaaaattgacatTGATATTGTCTTTGTCCCCATTGATCACTCCTTGCAGAGCTCATGTTGTTGGGATTTATATCCTTGCTCCTCACAGTAGGACAGGGTCCAATATCGAACGTATGCATATCAGAGAAAATGGGAGCGAAGTGGCATCCATGCGAGAAGAAGCAAGAAATCCAGTTGACCGAGGACGAGGACGAGGACGAGGATTCCAATGGCCGGAAACTACTGATGATCATGTCGGATTCTGGAGGAAGTTTTCGACGCATTTTGGCTTCGGCGACGTCTACAGATAATTGTGCAGCCAAGGTGCGTGAAATACATGATGGGCCAATATTTCTgtatcatatatttttcttttcttttcaatatggtaaatattttcacattgaaacagcaaatctcacacaatattccacataaatataaataaaaaactactgaaaaatattagaatgaTTTCGAAATGAAGGTTAGGTTaatgtaaatattaaaataaaatgttttaaccaCAAAAAGACTCCCCGAAAGAAATCAAACCAAAGATAGACAAACACTTGGAATATGATGGAAATTGTGTAGAATGAAAAAACATGATCACAAGTTGACAACCTATGTATAGATTGTCCTGTAGATGGTGTGTGATGAGAGATTTTAGAATAtagttattcattatatatatatatatatagatattacgGAGGACTTtacctaacatgattatggcaTGCATGTGTACGTATGGCATGACAAATTACAGGGAAAAGTACCATTTGTGTCTGAGGATGGTATACATCAACTGCACATTTTTATCTTCGTGTTGGCTGTTTTTCACGTCCTCTACTGCATTCTCACCCTCGCTTTGGGTACAGCCAAGGTATGTACCTACGTATCTACCATTAACTATACATTAAGTACTATACGTTCAATACTATCTcgtaccaaaataaaaaaagatatgacACATCATATATAACGGCTGTTGTGTTCCAGATGAGAAGATGGAAGCATTGGGAGACGGAAACCAGAACTGCTGAGTACCAGTTTTCACATGGTTAGTCCAAATTATATATGTCAATTACTCCGaacagatattttttttccttcgaaaaataaatttatcaccTTCTAAATATTAGCATGTGATCACCAAACTCGTTACAGCATATTTGACTACTGCGTTGCACTTACataatatacacacacacacatgacacacacacatgattaacgtattttaattaattatatatgtacatgtacTGATCATGCATGCACGCACGGACAGACCCAGAGCGATTCAGATTTGCAAGGGATACGTCGTTTGGGAGAAGGCACTTGAGCTTCTGGACCAAAACACCTGCGCTCATGTGGATAGTAAGCCATGATctccatctaattaattaatttcctgcATGCTAGCAGCTTTCcctcatctatatatatatatatatatatatatatatatatatatatatatatatctcacgtACGTACTAATTAGATACGCATGCATTCAGTACTGAGCTCCTACGTATACTAGCAACATGCATGACAGCTCCCATTATGTTAATAATCTCTCTGTTTCTCATTATAAATGTATAATGCCtcgatcttaattaattaattgcatatCGTGAcgaaaaagtttgaattttttgcaGTTGCAGCTAGCTGCAATCTATCACACTAGTACACTTATCCTACTTTCTCTTAGATTTGAAGTCCCcccccattaaaaaaaaaaaaaaaaaaaatgaagaagaagaaaacctgCACAGAAATGGGCTCGGGTCGACGATGATCAAATATTACCAATTACGAAATTGAATCAATgtcgtcttcttttttttttttttttgaaaaaagttgaaaccCCCCCATTAACGTAGTATACtataaatgtgtatatatatatatatatatatatatatttgtgtttaaagAAAATCCACGATGTTGTTTGTTAAATTTTACATGCTAATTTGATGCATTAATGATGCTTAATTCAATGCATGATGGGTTATGATCAtttaggttgcatttggatgttgagctgaattcaattttttatgaatagtaatgaattaaaTAGTCGTGAGAGTTATGTGATGtctatctaaactgagtttaaaatatgtttgaatattaagatgagtttattactttttataggaagttaaaaaaagttatagattcCAAATATAATGatgtgttaagttaaaaaagattataggCCTACgtgtaagaaagttttgagttgagatgaatttaataatttaagaatttaatatttaaatattaaattcaacttaaaatttaactaaattcAATTGAATTCAACTTAAATCTTACAATTAAATGCAGCCtaaatgatcatgatcatgatcatgtcaaGATGCATGCATTCAAGGACTCAAGAGTCTGCAACGAAGATCAACAGGTCCTTGATTTCTCTCGTGAGCATTGGTTTCCGATGCATGGGGCCCTGGAATAGGGCAGTCATCGGCCAGGACCTTAActaaaagacaaaaagaaagagcATAAATCTAGGGAAACAAGATGTTGGTCTTAGCACACAGTTTCGAAAATCGATACAACTAGCCGTCCAAGAAACAGAGACCGAAGACGATTATACCTTTTAATTTTCTGTAtactttttgacttttttgttaTACACGCAACTTGTTTGACTTttccatttatatattaattagcaattgacgtcttaaaagttaaaatactcGAATTCTCCGTAAAATGTTATTAGCAATTATTACTACATGACTTTACTCTCGATCgtatatattctatttttaattaggATGGAATTTTGAACTTATTTCAACTCGAATCTATTAAAATTTCCTTTAGGTACGATTGgattagaaagtaatttatcttattcaattttattattataatttttttaaattttcacataaaatataataaataatttaattttctccaatcttaaaataataataatattaaaaaaataatattctaacaatatttttttttcactttcatctttcatataaaaccatctcatctcaaaattcaaactagTCACTTTCTCAATTATTTCTTCCTCTTAAAtttcatatatgtttttttacccACTTAAGCTCAATGCAAGATACAATTGTTTTTCCGAAAAGTtgtaaatgtttttcttttcttttcaaatatttatgataCATATGGTTAGACTGCATGATTAGAGTGCATGTTTATTATACTTTAACTCGAacctcttatttatttatatattttttcaaatcttggGTCAAtgcattttcttaattttctttttgggtcaAGTGGCGTAATAATATGCTTAAATccaaaatatttagtattattattattatttttttatatatatattatcaatctctatatatagtcatgactaaacacattttattttttgttctgtaGTTCTGTTTTTTCAGACAGTTTGTGAGGTCTGTTCCTAAAGTTGATTACTTGGCCTTGCGACATGGATTTATAATggtaatttttctcttttaggCCAAACAGAATTAATGCATGCTTTCAATGATAGAACTTGTCACAACTTAGAgggataaatatatatttataaattcttgtcattataaaataaattatttattagggtgatgagttttttcttcttgtttataCAATAACTGATCTGCAGGCACATTTGGCACCTCAAAGTCATCAGAAATTCGACtttcaaaaatatatcaatagaTCATTGGAAGAGGATTTCAAGGTGGTTGTGGGAATCAGGTAATAATttgatgcatatatgcatgcttcAGATCTATTTATCATGTTCTCATCACAGATTCACTTTCAGGcctttcttttaaacatttacATAAATCATTGGATTAtctcttaaatattatatattttcttttcttttttatcatcgGTTTTCAGCCCTTTGATCTGGTTCGCCGCGGTGATATTCTTGCTCTTTAACACTCATGGTGAGTTTCGACAAGTTTTCACATCAGTGATGTGTTAGTCCTTTGCCCAAATTATCTGAGAGAGACTGAGTTCTCCTGTTTCCTTTTGCAGGCTGGAAATCTTATCTATGGCTACCATTTATTCCATTGATTGTaagcaaattaaaaatatctgcCTAGCTCTGATCATCACGTctgctagctatatataaatattctgactagctagctaggggatGGATTTAAAGACTAATATGAAATATGCAATCTTGCTGCATTCAGATCATCCTATTGGTGGGGACAAAGCTACAAGTGATCATAACTCAAATGGCATTGAGAATTCAAGAGAGAGGAGAGGTTGTGATGGGAGAACCTGTAGTTATTCCAGGTGACGAACTCTTCTGGTTCAACCGCCCACGCCTCCTCCTTTTCCTCATTAACTTTGTTCTCTTTCAGGTACGTACATACAATATCCCTACATGTCCattcttttaaatctttttcttttcatgcatCCCTTTCCTCCATCATcgtttacatgtatttttatatatatatacctctttCTAATCTTTTGTCTTTGCATTTGCAGAATGCCTTTCAGCTAGCATTCTTTGCATGGGCTTGGGTAAGCTACTACGTACTCTCTCTGTATATCCCCTGTATCTAGAGCAGGTCAAAACTCAGAACTCTTTCCTTTATATTGAGGCTCCTGTTTGATCTATGGATTTTTCAGTATGAATTCGGGTTGAAATCTTGTTTCCACGAGGATGTGGAGGATATCGTTATCCAAATCGCAATGGGGTACGTCCGACGTTCCAATTTcttctacacacacacacacagagttcTGAACTTCAATCGATTTAGAGTTCCTAACAGTAAGATTAAAATGGGACTGGCGCTTTGATCAGGGTCCTGGTACAAATTCTGTGCAGCTATGTCACTCTCCCACTCTATGCCCTTGTAACGCAGGTAACAATTCTTCTGATCATCACAAAGTAAAATGTACAGTTTTACAGATATTATAtacatttctttaatttcatatatatgatggATGGAGGCGAATGCATGCAGATGGGTTCAAGCATGAAGCCAACGATATTCAACGATAGAGTAGCGGCGGCGCTACGCAACTGGCACCACACGGCCAGGAAACACTTGAAGCACCAAAAGGGCTCAGCCTCAGTGACCCCTTTCTCCAGCAAACCCACCACTCCATCCCACTACACGTCCCCTGTTTATCTCTTGCGCCACCACCGCAGCGACATGACCGACAGCGTCCAAGGTACAACATCACCCAGAAGATCATCCAATTACGACATTGATCATCTCCCATATTATTCGGAAACCGATTCCCCTTCCCACCGCGGCTTCCGGGTAGGCGATGGCTCCACCCACGGCCACCACCTGGATCAAAGCAGTGTTGCGTATGATAAGGATGTAAACGAAATTACTACCATCTCGCAGACGACAGCTCGCATGCAACACGAAATTGAAATCGGGCCGCAGCCTAAAGACTTCTCATTTGATAAAAGAACGAGTTTGTGAATGAATTAatcatgatcatgcatgtatCGAAATCTTCATACATTTTTATTGATAAGAGATGATGACGCTAAGGCAGATCTAGTACTGCCACTACTAGCTTCTAACTTTGATGTCCGTCCCTGATTGATGcgactgatcatgatcatgaatatatatattgagagagagagctaaggCAGCAACAATACCTGCCGTGCAGTTACAGACCTCAGCAAACACTCCGGAAGAATTAGAAAATATTCtaagagaataaaatagaaTCATCCAGAATTGTATTGTTGTAACAGAAAGTGTGTGCTGGCAGGGTAATTGTGGAATTCTGTTGAGGCTGAAATgcctataaatattttaatcagcAGTACTCTTGGAGATATGAAATATATAGAGTGTTCTCATTTACTGTCGTCTTCTCTAAGGCTTTTTTACAATCTCATGCTCAACATCATTTCTTGTTTCTTTATGTATTCTAGAAGAACCCACgtccaataattttatttttcagttttctttccatttcccTTCTTCCATGGCAAATTCCGATTCTCCTCCCACGGTCACTTTCTCTATCATACATTCTGCCCTTCAATTCATCACAGTCAAACTAACAATTGACAATTATTTACTTTGGGAGGCACAGATTGTGCCGTTTTTAAAAGGTCATCACCTTCTTGGTTTTGTGGATGGCtcatttcttcctcctcctcctttgcTTGAAGATAAACCCAATCCTGCTCACACATGTTGGCTTCTGCAAGATCAATTACTTATTTCTACTATCAATTCTTCTCTTTCAGAAAATGTTTTGGCTCAAGTTCTCGACTATACAACCTCACGTGCTGTTTGGACtactcttcaaattttattttcagcCAAATCCAATGCTCACGTTGTTCATACTAAGTACCAGTTAGCAACTCTTAAGAAACGGTTTGAATCAATTTTTGAGTATTTCAACAAAGCAAAATCTCTAGCTTCTTCACTCGGAGCTGCTGGTCACACTCTCTGATTCTGAGTTTTCTATATATCGCCTTGCTGGGTTGGGTGCTGAATATGAGTCTTTAGTCACTTCACTGACTACATGTCCAGATCCCATCTCCATTCATCAGTGTTACAGTTTCTTACTCAATCATGAGTCTCGCCTCAATCATCAAAATGAATCCCTTCTCACAGGCACCAACCTCTCTGGCAACGCCATTACCACTCGTCCTTCCATTCCCAATTTTCCCACTCGTGGTCGTGCCCCTTTCTCTCCTCGGGGAGGACGTTGTGGTCGCTCTGTTTGGCGAGGTCACTCTACCGAACCTCATGGCCATGCTCCTCTCTCATCCTTTTCTTCACGCCCTGTTTGTCAGGTTTGTAATAAACCTGGGCACTCTGCCATAAACTGTTACTACCATTTTGACCAAGCCTATCAGGCATGCCCTCCTCCATCCCTTACGGAAAATCTTTCATCCCTGCCTCCCAACACATCCCCTCTCAATACATGGTTTCCAGACACAGCCATAACCCACCACTTCACACCGGATATTCACAATCTCAACTTGGGATCAATGCAGTATCAGGGACTGGATCATGCAGTATCAGCGATGGCTCATCCTTGCCCATTCACAATATTGGTTCAACTCAAATTGCAACCTCTTCTGGCAATTTCTCCTTGAATAATCTTCTTCATGTTCAAgcaatttctaaaaatttacTTTGGTTCGTAAATTCTGTCAAGATAATCGtgtcttttttgaattttactctaattttttttcttgcgaAAGATTTATGCTCCTGGGAGATTCTACTTCGAGGTCTCATTGAAGACGATCTATATGCCTTGCTGACATCCTTGACGCCGCCTTCCACCACCACTCCTCAAGCTTTCATTGGAACTCGTACCTCTCCCCAGCTTTGGCACTCATGGTTGGGGCATCCATCATTTCGCACCACCAAGCTCATCCTCAAACATTTTCAGTTGCCTCTCAACTCCTCTTTCGAACTTCTTCCTTGCTCTACCTGTGCTCAAGCGAAAGCCCACTCACTTCCACATCCAGCTACCTCATCCCTTTCTTTCATCCAATAGTTcacgtttttatttttctattgtaGATGACTACTcaaaatttcaatggttatttCCTATACAGTCAAAATCAAATGTTACATCTCTTGTCATTGCATTTCTTCGGTTTGTTCAAAATACTTTTTCCACCAATGTCATTTCGATTCAGTCTAATTGGGATGGGGAGTTTCGTCCACCTCAACCCATTTTTAAA contains:
- the LOC108990042 gene encoding MLO-like protein 2, giving the protein MAGASGGRTLEETPTWAVAVVCFVLVFISIIIEHIIHLIAKWLKKKHKRALFEALEKIKSELMLLGFISLLLTVGQGPISNVCISEKMGAKWHPCEKKQEIQLTEDEDEDEDSNGRKLLMIMSDSGGSFRRILASATSTDNCAAKGKVPFVSEDGIHQLHIFIFVLAVFHVLYCILTLALGTAKMRRWKHWETETRTAEYQFSHDPERFRFARDTSFGRRHLSFWTKTPALMWIFCFFRQFVRSVPKVDYLALRHGFIMAHLAPQSHQKFDFQKYINRSLEEDFKVVVGISPLIWFAAVIFLLFNTHGWKSYLWLPFIPLIIILLVGTKLQVIITQMALRIQERGEVVMGEPVVIPGDELFWFNRPRLLLFLINFVLFQNAFQLAFFAWAWYEFGLKSCFHEDVEDIVIQIAMGVLVQILCSYVTLPLYALVTQMGSSMKPTIFNDRVAAALRNWHHTARKHLKHQKGSASVTPFSSKPTTPSHYTSPVYLLRHHRSDMTDSVQGTTSPRRSSNYDIDHLPYYSETDSPSHRGFRVGDGSTHGHHLDQSSVAYDKDVNEITTISQTTARMQHEIEIGPQPKDFSFDKRTSL